The DNA segment AACTTCCCTTTCCTTACTTACATTTCGGTTAATAAGATAAATCATGTGCTCGTTAATTGCAGGTTCACCAAACTGATCAACCCCATTCTCAATTATCCGTTCAAAGCCGTATACATCTTCATGTGGGGCATGAGGTATCCAGCTTCCTGTCCTCAATGATGGGTAATTCGCTCTTAAACCGCCCAGTGTTTTATACCATGACACTAACTCTTCATCTTCTCTTCCCCAAGGATATGGCTTACGATTATCAGGATCTTCCCCACCTGTCAGCCCCGCTTCATCGCCATAATAAAGCGATGGGATTCCTGGGAATGTGTAAAGCCATAGACTTAACGCCTTCAGTTGTTTGTTAATGATTTGCTCGTGGTCCATCCCCTCTTTTGGTAAAAACCCCTGAAGCAATGTTTTCACTCGTTCAACATCATGAGTAGACAGCATGTTCATGAGGGAATAAAAGTATTGCGATGGATAATGCTCGCTTAATGTAAGGAGCCTGCGATGAATATAGTAAGCGTCCACTTCTCCTTTTATAAAACCGAGCATTAACTCTCTTAGAGGATAGTTCATCACAGAATCCAGCACACCGCCAAGAAAGTAGTCTCTGCGTTTTCCATAGGCAGATTTATTGGAAGCATCCTCCCACACTTCCCCGAGCAGTACACTGTCCTGATCCCCTTTTTTCAACTGTTGATAGATTTGCTTAATTAAACCATCTGTCAGCTCATCTGCAACATCAAGCCGCCAATGTTTTACACCTGATTGCTGCCATGTCTTTATTACACTATCGTCATCATGGATCAAAAAGTTTTGATAGCTTTCGTCCTCTTTATTTAACGTCGGAAGTGTACCTACTCCCCACCAAGCTTCGTACTCATCCGGGTGTTCATGAAAGATATACCATGGATAATAAACCGAATCCTTAGATTGATAGGCACCAACCGTATCGTACTGTTCTCTTTGGTTAAAATACTTGCTGTTGCTTCCTGTGTGACTAAACACACCATCGAGCATCACTTCGATATCTCGTTCAGAAGCTTCCTTCACAAGTCTCTCAAAGTCTTCCTTACCGCCAAGCAGTGGATCAATTTTGTGATAGTCCCCTGTGTCATAACGGTGATTACTTTCCGCTTCAAAAATCGGGTTCAAATAAATGACGGTTACACCCAGCGATTGAATGTAATCGAGTTTTTCAATCATTCCTTGAATAGTACCTCCAAAGAAATCCCAACGAACCACTTCTCCTTTTTCATTACGAATATAAAAAGGATCGTTTTCCCAGTGATTGTGCATGAGACTTGTTTTCGGTGCATATTCAAGCTTCAATCCACCTGCATTCTTAAATCGATCAGGGAAGATTTGATACATGGTCGCATTCTTCCACCAGGCAGGAGTTTGATAACATGGGTCGTAAACAGTAATTTGCCAGGATGGAGGACGCTTTTCATATACTTCTCCCTCTCCACTCTCCTCACTATTTAATCGACCGTAATACCTTATTTTATCCTCAAGCTGGATCTCAAAAAAATACCAAACGAGCTGGGGCTCCTCTGGCATAATAAGGGTCGCTTCAAAGGTATAACACGAGTTCTTTTCACTAACCTGATCCATCTCAATCGTCTGTTCCTCATTAGTCTTGTCATGAATGCAGTGTAGAATCACATGTAATAAAGGATGACGTTGATCGATATCAATGGTTAATGTAACCGAGGAACCTTTTGGTGCAGCACCAAAAGGTTCACGATACTGTAGTGCAAAACTATTATGGTAAATATCCAGCGATTTCACGGCATACTCTCCCCCTCAAGGTTGTCACTTCAAGGTACGTACTGGTCGTATATTCCATATATTCTGTGCATATTCTTGTATTGTACGGTCACTTGAGAACCTGCCGGAATGGGCGATATTCAGCAGGCTTTTCGCGTTCCAGTTCTGTTTTTGTTGATAATCATAGCCAATTCGCTGCTGGGTCGCTACGTAGCTAGCAAAATCCTTCACTACGAAATATTCATCATTGTAAGCGAGCAACGATTCATAAAGATCCCGAAATTCGGTTTCTCCTTTTGAAAAAGGGCTATAATGGACGAGCTGATCTAAGGTGCGGCGGACACGTTCATCTGACTCATACACTTCACGTGAGGAGTACCCTCCGTTTTGGCCATAGCTTAGCACGTCCTCAGAACTTAATCCAAACGTGTAGATCCCCTCATCACCGACCAGATCATGAATTTCAACATTAGCTCCATCCAACGTCCCTAGGGTCAAGGCACCATTCATCATAAACTTCATATTTCCTGTTCCCGAAGCTTCCTTGCTCGCCGTTGAAATTTGTTCACTAATATCTGTTGCAGGGATGATCCGTTCAGCGAGGGAAACAGAGTAATTTTCTAAAAAAACGACCTTCATTTGTCTGTTTACAAGAGGATCGTTATTCACAACATCTGCCACCCTCGTTATTAATTTAATCACCTTTTTAGCAAAGTGATAGCTCGGGGCTGCTTTAGCGGCAAAAATAAACGTTCGTGGCGCCATTTCAAACGAGGGATTCGACTTCAATTCATGATAGATATACATAATATGAAGCGCATTTAAGAGCTGGCGCTTGTAGCCGTGCAGTCGTTTGATGTGAACATCAAATATTGAATCAGTGTCAACAGCCGTTCCATTATACTCTTTAATAAATGAAGCAAGTTCCTGTTTCTTCTGCTGCTTAATCCTACCCAATTGATCTAAAAAGGCGGAGTCGTCTTTCTCCCCAAGCAAATCTCTTAATCGTTCTGGCTTGGTAACCCAGCGGTCTCCAATCACTTCGGTAATATGATCCGCTAACTGTTTGTTCGCATGGATAAGCCAGCGCCTGTGAGTGATGCCATTTGTTTTATTGTTGAATCGTTCTGGAAAAACAGCGTAGAAGTGCTTCATTTCACGGGTCTTCAAAATTTCCGTGTGCAACTTGGCAACCCCATTCACACTATGACTGCCTACGATTGCCAAATGGGCCATTTTCACCTGGCCGTCAGCTATAATAGCAAGCCGGGCAATGCGGTCAAAGTCACCCGGGTTCTGACTCCAAAGCTTTTGGCAGAAACGTTCATTGATTTCCTCGATAATCATGTGAAGCCTTGGAAGCAGCGTGCGTACGAAATCAACTGGCCATGTCTCAAGCGCCTCACTGAGTGTCGTGTGATTCGTATAAGAGACAGATGCTTGTGTAATTGTCCATGCTTCCTCCCAGCCGAGTTCTTTTACATCGATCAATACACGCATTAACTCAGGAATGACGAGGGCAGGGTGGGTGTCATTAATATGAAGTGATACTTTTTCTGGAAAAGAGGATAGAGGTAAATTCAGGTGCTCAAACGAACGAATGGCACTTTGCACACCCGCAGAAACGAGGAAGTACTCCTGCTTCAAGCGTAGTTTTCTTCCTTCTTCATGGGAATCATCTGGATAGAGGAAATCGGACATTTCCTCCAGTGAACGCTTATGGGTTAGAAAGTTGCCGAGTTCATCCTGCTGGGAGGCTCTTTTTACTGTATCTTCCTGCGACGCTTCCGCCGACCACAATCTTAAAGTATTCACGGTTTCGTTGTTATAACCAATGACTGGTACATCATAAGGAACAGCTTGCACTTGTTCATGGCCAACATGCTCAAAAGTTAGTGTCCCATCAGCATTTATTTTCGAATGAACATGACCGCCAAACCGAACCTCAAGGGACTGCTCCGGCCTGCGAATCTCCCATATAAATTCATTAGCGAGCCACTGATCAGGGAGCTCCACCTGATAACCATCAATGATTGCTTGGTCAAACATGCCGTATTTGTATCGAATACCATAGCCATGACCAGCTAAACCTAGAGAGGCCAACGAATCTAAGAAACAGGCAGCTAAACGACCTAGCCCCCCATTCCCAAGACCCGCGTCATGCTCTTGTTCTTCAAGACTCGTTAAAGAAAAACCTAAATCAGCTAACCCTTCTTTCACTAATGAAAGCAACTGCATATTCAGCAAATTATTGCCTAACAGACGTCCCATTAAAAATTCCATCGAAAAATAGTACACCTGCTTGTTTTGGTCGCTTAGATACTGGTGGTTCGTTCGCAGCCAGTTTTTGTTGACACGATCTTTTACTAACGCCCCAAGAGATCGATAAGCATCAAGCTCTGTCGCTGTTTCCACACCCTTTCCAAGCTCTGTTTCGATCTTTTCAGAAAAGACCTGTATGAACTCCTCTTTGCTGTTGAACATATCGTATCCTCCATTCATTCCCTGCTACTGAGTGTCGACTCATACACCTCACTATATCTTCGAGCAGAGTATTTCCACGGAAACTGAGTCTTCGTCATGTTTTTCACAAGTTTCTTCCATGCATCATTATTATGATAAAGTTCGAGCGCACGACGGATCGTAAACAGCATGTCGTGTGCGTTATAATTGGCAAAGGTGAAGCCGCTTCCTTCGTCTGTTTTTTCACTAAATGGAATCACGGTATCAGCGAGCCCGCCAGTTTCACGAACGATAGGTGCAGCCAAATACCTTAATGCGATCAGTTGGCCAATCCCGCACGGTTCGAATCGGGACGGCATTAAAAATAGATCACTAGCCGCATACACCTGTCGCGATAGAGCTTCACTAAACATGATATTCGCGGACACCTTTTCTGGATACTTTACTTGCGCCCACTCAAACATTTGCTCATAATCGTATTCACCTGTTCCGAGCAGTACGAGTTGAATATCCTCATGGTACAAAAGCTCGTCCATGACTCGTGCAACAAGGTCGAAGCCTTTTTGCTCAACGAGTCTCGAAACGATGCCGACCATCGGAACATCCTTTCGAATAGGCAGCCCCAATTTCTCCTGCAGCCACGTTTTGTTTTGAGCCTTTTTCGAAAGAGAACTGCGATAAGGAAAAGCGAGAGCCACATCGCTTAACGGATTGTAGTCTTTATCATTAATCCCATTTACGATCCCCGCTAAACGGTCGGATTGTTTTCTAAGTACTCCATCTAAGTTTTCCCCATAATAAGGGGTTTGAATCTCCTGTGCATAGGTTTCACTCACGGTTGTGATTGCATCTGCGTAATTTAAGGCTCCTTTCATAAAGTTGATGTTCCCGAAAAACTCCAATCCATCTTCTGTCATCATCCGTTCATCTAAATCCATCAAATCGTGCAACACTGAATCGGCAAAGATCCCCTGGTACTTCAAATTATGAATCGTGAACACAGTTTTCATACCTTTCACCTTTTCATCATTTTGATAGTGAGTATGTAAGAAAACGGGAATCAGTCCTGTCTGCCAATCATGGCAATGCAGAACATCAGGCTCCCAATCAAGAGCACGCACCATTCCAAGCACAGCCTTATTAAAGAAAACAAACCGCTCCGCTTCATCCTCATATCCATACAGGTTCGAACGCTTAAAATAATACTCATTATCGATAAAATAAACAGGGATTCCATCATATTCAATGTACTCAACCCCTGCATATTGGTTACGCCAGCCTATCTGTACATTTAGTTCATGCAATAACGTCAGCTGTTCCTTCCACTCGTCACTCATCTCTTCATATTTAGGCAGTACGACATGGACGTCATGCCCCTGTGCAACTAATGCCTGGGGCAAAGACCCAAGTACATCAGCAAGTCCACCTGTTTTAATAAAAGGGGTACACTCAGACCCTACCATTAACACGTTCATCTACAATTCACTCCTTATAGTGGTATCAAACAGTTGCCAAATTAGAACGTCGACAAAGATCACCACATCCTGTGACAAAGTCGACACTAGCACGTTCCTTGCACGTCGCAAGAAGTTCGAGGCGCGAAAGTTTTGAGGACCGCAAGCCGTATGCTTCTCATACTTGAGGACCGGAAAAAACCGAGCAACGAAGAAATTCACCGTTTATCATTTAGTGACTTTTTGAACAACCTCTTATATTATGTAAAAA comes from the Halobacillus shinanisalinarum genome and includes:
- a CDS encoding glycoside hydrolase family 13 protein — protein: MKSLDIYHNSFALQYREPFGAAPKGSSVTLTIDIDQRHPLLHVILHCIHDKTNEEQTIEMDQVSEKNSCYTFEATLIMPEEPQLVWYFFEIQLEDKIRYYGRLNSEESGEGEVYEKRPPSWQITVYDPCYQTPAWWKNATMYQIFPDRFKNAGGLKLEYAPKTSLMHNHWENDPFYIRNEKGEVVRWDFFGGTIQGMIEKLDYIQSLGVTVIYLNPIFEAESNHRYDTGDYHKIDPLLGGKEDFERLVKEASERDIEVMLDGVFSHTGSNSKYFNQREQYDTVGAYQSKDSVYYPWYIFHEHPDEYEAWWGVGTLPTLNKEDESYQNFLIHDDDSVIKTWQQSGVKHWRLDVADELTDGLIKQIYQQLKKGDQDSVLLGEVWEDASNKSAYGKRRDYFLGGVLDSVMNYPLRELMLGFIKGEVDAYYIHRRLLTLSEHYPSQYFYSLMNMLSTHDVERVKTLLQGFLPKEGMDHEQIINKQLKALSLWLYTFPGIPSLYYGDEAGLTGGEDPDNRKPYPWGREDEELVSWYKTLGGLRANYPSLRTGSWIPHAPHEDVYGFERIIENGVDQFGEPAINEHMIYLINRNVSKEREVTLPVRKGKWQYVINKEKMFHVKQSGMKITLEPSESLLLRHLN
- a CDS encoding glycogen/starch/alpha-glucan phosphorylase, encoding MFNSKEEFIQVFSEKIETELGKGVETATELDAYRSLGALVKDRVNKNWLRTNHQYLSDQNKQVYYFSMEFLMGRLLGNNLLNMQLLSLVKEGLADLGFSLTSLEEQEHDAGLGNGGLGRLAACFLDSLASLGLAGHGYGIRYKYGMFDQAIIDGYQVELPDQWLANEFIWEIRRPEQSLEVRFGGHVHSKINADGTLTFEHVGHEQVQAVPYDVPVIGYNNETVNTLRLWSAEASQEDTVKRASQQDELGNFLTHKRSLEEMSDFLYPDDSHEEGRKLRLKQEYFLVSAGVQSAIRSFEHLNLPLSSFPEKVSLHINDTHPALVIPELMRVLIDVKELGWEEAWTITQASVSYTNHTTLSEALETWPVDFVRTLLPRLHMIIEEINERFCQKLWSQNPGDFDRIARLAIIADGQVKMAHLAIVGSHSVNGVAKLHTEILKTREMKHFYAVFPERFNNKTNGITHRRWLIHANKQLADHITEVIGDRWVTKPERLRDLLGEKDDSAFLDQLGRIKQQKKQELASFIKEYNGTAVDTDSIFDVHIKRLHGYKRQLLNALHIMYIYHELKSNPSFEMAPRTFIFAAKAAPSYHFAKKVIKLITRVADVVNNDPLVNRQMKVVFLENYSVSLAERIIPATDISEQISTASKEASGTGNMKFMMNGALTLGTLDGANVEIHDLVGDEGIYTFGLSSEDVLSYGQNGGYSSREVYESDERVRRTLDQLVHYSPFSKGETEFRDLYESLLAYNDEYFVVKDFASYVATQQRIGYDYQQKQNWNAKSLLNIAHSGRFSSDRTIQEYAQNIWNIRPVRTLK
- the glgA gene encoding glycogen synthase GlgA, yielding MNVLMVGSECTPFIKTGGLADVLGSLPQALVAQGHDVHVVLPKYEEMSDEWKEQLTLLHELNVQIGWRNQYAGVEYIEYDGIPVYFIDNEYYFKRSNLYGYEDEAERFVFFNKAVLGMVRALDWEPDVLHCHDWQTGLIPVFLHTHYQNDEKVKGMKTVFTIHNLKYQGIFADSVLHDLMDLDERMMTEDGLEFFGNINFMKGALNYADAITTVSETYAQEIQTPYYGENLDGVLRKQSDRLAGIVNGINDKDYNPLSDVALAFPYRSSLSKKAQNKTWLQEKLGLPIRKDVPMVGIVSRLVEQKGFDLVARVMDELLYHEDIQLVLLGTGEYDYEQMFEWAQVKYPEKVSANIMFSEALSRQVYAASDLFLMPSRFEPCGIGQLIALRYLAAPIVRETGGLADTVIPFSEKTDEGSGFTFANYNAHDMLFTIRRALELYHNNDAWKKLVKNMTKTQFPWKYSARRYSEVYESTLSSRE